Proteins from one Scyliorhinus canicula chromosome 6, sScyCan1.1, whole genome shotgun sequence genomic window:
- the rdh14a gene encoding retinol dehydrogenase 14a produces the protein MLAVCLSVVAGLSISVSLWRWFMSGAAAPLPEAASMRGRTVIVTGANSGIGRATAAGLARLQARVILACRDQKAAAQAAQDIREETGGAGELLVRQLDLASLRSVRSFCQRIIEEEPRLDVLINNAGIFQCPYMKTEDGFEMQFGVNHLGHFLLTNLLLDLLKRSAPSRIVVVSSKLYKYGEINFDDLNSEKSYNKSFGYSRSKLANILFTHELARQLTGTSVTANVLHPGIVRTNLGRHINIPLLGLPVFKVVSWAFFKTPEQGAQTTLYLATSPEVKGVSGKYFGDCKQEELLPKAMDDAVARKLWDMSESMVGLM, from the exons ATGCTCGCCGTCTGCCTGTCGGTGGTGGCCGGTCTCTCCATCTCCGTCTCCCTGTGGCGCTGGTTCATGTCGGGCGCTGCGGCCCCGCTCCCGGAGGCGGCCTCGATGCGCGGCCGCACGGTGATCGTCACGGGCGCCAACAGCGGCATCGGCCGGGCCACGGCGGCGGGGCTGGCCCGGCTCCAGGCCCGCGTCATCCTGGCCTGCCGCGACCAGAAGGCGGcggcccaggcggcccaggacaTCCGCGAGGAGACAGGCGGAGCCGGGGAGCTGCTGGTCCGCCAGCTGGACCTGGCTTCACTCCGCTCGGTCAGGAGCTTCTGTCAGAGGATCATAGAG gaagAACCACGGCTAGATGTCCTGATCAACAATGCAGGAATCTTCCAGTGTCCCTACATGAAAACCGAGGATGGCTTTGAAATGCAGTTTGGAGTGAATCACCTGGGGCACTTCCTTCTGACCAATCTCCTCCTTGACCTCCTCAAGCGCTCTGCCCCAAGCAGGATCGTGGTGGTATCCTCCAAGCTCTACAAGTACGGTGAAATCAACTTTGATGATCTGAACAGTGAAAAAAGCTACAACAAAAGTTTTGGTTACAGCAGGAGTAAACTGGCCAATATCCTGTTCACTCACGAACTGGCCAGACAGCTGACAGGGACTAGTGTCACTGCAAATGTACTGCACCCAGGCATTGTGCGCACAAACCTGGGAAGACACATCAATATCCCATTACTTGGATTGCCGGTTTTCAAGGTGGTCTCCTGGGCATTCTTTAAAACACCAGAACAAGGAGCGCAGACCACACTTTACCTGGCTACCTCTCCAGAAGTTAAAGGGGTGTCAGGGAAATATTTTGGAGACTGCAAACAAGAGGAATTATTACCTAAAGCAATGGACGACGCAGTTGCAAGGAAACTGTGGGATATGAGTGAGAGTATGGTGGGACTAATGTAA